The Streptomyces achromogenes genome window below encodes:
- a CDS encoding AAA domain-containing protein, producing MLFLWGPPGTGKTDVVGHIVEGCYRQGHSVLFLAPTNVAVDQALERICELLSNEDGFDSGLVQRAGTIAGASLRDRYGDQVDADRIGTRLSAHLDESLVQLGTALQHAQEGTAVHDRVDGLRTDLAAARRVQNDAGSRRTNHLQAQNTARSVIAVQEELIRTTGAPSGIFAGRKQAQLDKARAALHQARIDVQHASTGLAAAERDLRRAAAEADRMDKAITAEQSKLLGLPARATLLSQAEHIQQQIGELEAQRQKVKETVRSKCRVLGATVTMGVQVRKLLDRVDVVIVDEAGMVNLPAAWYAAGLAGKRIVFAGDFRQLPAVTKADSDRKASEVEREHARQWTARDVFSSAGLVSAGGSVMPDARLVALETQYRMNSAICDLVNTVAYPDAPLKTGRDDDSRIPFNALVDAPLILVDTSRQRIRGRDHQTNTVHEAAVHEFVRGLQYEGVLPGRKWDDVPVGERATDRLAVIAPYRKQVQALKSSLGYRFGEQFEGLVDTVHRFQGSQRPIVILDTTAGAGTHPGYFFQGTGLSSNTCRLLNVALSRAQDHLIVIADVDHLRQHLSATSEARRMLDHLEAHAQCISVDQLIPVREAAQLASLSEEELSRPAFFPADEVPRAVSWDIDRAMRSIEVYCPFLDPRPVRMWSTQLAKRVADGVTVTVRTRPPEEQSSDAAVERVRGLVQELRAAGCQVEFRDRMHEKVLVLDAAVLWHGSLNLLANSGPTDLMMRLTDPAACERVGRVIERARKERSAWNPRASRPTDGPAATRGGTRLYLNVPYAEKDEAKRLLGARWDGQRRQWYVDTDRVSCEEASRWLPNRLDGDGDS from the coding sequence GTGTTGTTCCTGTGGGGCCCGCCCGGGACGGGCAAGACCGATGTGGTCGGGCACATTGTCGAAGGGTGCTACCGGCAAGGGCACTCAGTGCTCTTCCTGGCCCCCACCAACGTGGCCGTGGACCAGGCTCTGGAACGCATATGTGAGCTGCTCTCGAACGAGGACGGCTTCGACAGCGGGCTCGTGCAGCGTGCCGGGACCATCGCCGGCGCCTCGCTGCGGGATCGGTACGGCGACCAGGTCGACGCCGACCGGATCGGCACCCGGCTGAGCGCCCACCTGGACGAGTCCCTCGTACAGCTCGGCACGGCCTTGCAGCACGCCCAAGAGGGCACCGCTGTCCATGACAGAGTGGACGGTCTCCGTACGGACCTCGCCGCTGCTCGGCGGGTTCAGAACGATGCGGGCAGCAGACGGACGAACCACCTTCAGGCCCAGAACACAGCACGATCCGTAATCGCCGTCCAAGAAGAACTGATCAGGACGACAGGGGCCCCGAGCGGCATTTTCGCCGGTCGCAAGCAGGCCCAGCTCGACAAGGCCCGAGCCGCGCTCCACCAAGCCCGCATCGACGTCCAGCACGCCTCGACGGGGCTGGCAGCGGCGGAACGCGACCTCCGCCGGGCCGCGGCCGAGGCCGACAGAATGGACAAGGCGATCACCGCCGAACAGTCGAAGCTCCTCGGGCTGCCCGCCCGTGCGACCTTGCTGTCCCAGGCCGAGCACATCCAGCAGCAGATCGGCGAACTGGAAGCGCAGCGCCAGAAGGTCAAGGAGACCGTACGCTCGAAATGCCGCGTCCTCGGAGCAACCGTGACCATGGGCGTGCAGGTACGCAAACTCCTCGACCGAGTGGACGTGGTCATCGTCGACGAGGCCGGGATGGTCAACCTTCCGGCCGCCTGGTACGCCGCCGGGCTGGCGGGGAAGCGGATCGTGTTCGCCGGAGACTTCCGTCAGCTGCCGGCGGTGACGAAGGCCGACAGCGACCGTAAAGCGTCGGAGGTCGAGCGGGAGCACGCCCGGCAATGGACTGCCCGGGACGTGTTCTCCAGTGCCGGGCTGGTGAGTGCGGGCGGGTCGGTGATGCCGGATGCGCGGCTCGTCGCACTCGAGACCCAGTACCGCATGAACAGCGCGATCTGCGATCTCGTCAACACCGTCGCGTACCCGGACGCACCACTGAAGACGGGGCGCGATGACGATTCTCGGATCCCGTTCAACGCCTTGGTCGACGCGCCACTGATCCTCGTCGACACCTCGCGCCAACGCATCCGTGGTCGCGACCACCAGACCAACACCGTTCACGAGGCCGCCGTCCACGAATTCGTTCGCGGACTCCAGTACGAGGGCGTGCTGCCCGGCCGTAAGTGGGACGACGTACCGGTCGGGGAAAGGGCCACCGACCGCCTCGCTGTGATCGCCCCGTACAGAAAGCAGGTCCAGGCGCTCAAGAGCAGCCTCGGCTACCGATTCGGGGAACAGTTCGAGGGTCTGGTCGACACCGTGCACCGCTTCCAGGGCAGCCAGCGACCCATCGTCATCCTCGACACGACGGCAGGAGCCGGAACCCACCCCGGCTACTTCTTCCAGGGAACCGGTCTGTCCTCGAACACTTGCCGTCTGCTCAACGTCGCGCTCAGCCGTGCCCAGGACCACCTCATCGTGATCGCGGACGTCGACCACCTGCGGCAGCACCTGTCCGCGACCAGCGAAGCGCGACGAATGCTCGACCATCTCGAAGCGCACGCCCAGTGCATCTCCGTCGACCAGCTCATCCCCGTTCGCGAGGCCGCACAACTCGCCTCGCTCTCCGAGGAGGAGCTCTCCCGGCCGGCGTTCTTCCCGGCCGACGAGGTGCCTCGCGCCGTGAGCTGGGACATCGACCGGGCCATGCGCAGCATCGAGGTCTACTGCCCTTTCCTCGATCCACGACCTGTGCGGATGTGGTCCACACAGCTGGCCAAGCGAGTGGCGGACGGTGTCACTGTCACCGTCCGCACCCGGCCGCCCGAGGAGCAGTCCTCGGACGCGGCAGTGGAACGCGTCCGAGGACTCGTCCAGGAGCTGAGAGCGGCCGGATGCCAGGTTGAGTTCCGTGACCGCATGCACGAGAAGGTGCTCGTTCTGGATGCCGCTGTGCTGTGGCACGGTTCGCTCAACCTGCTGGCGAACTCGGGCCCGACGGATCTGATGATGCGCCTGACGGATCCGGCCGCATGCGAGCGAGTGGGGCGTGTGATCGAGCGCGCACGCAAGGAGCGTTCCGCATGGAACCCAAGGGCCTCTCGTCCGACGGACGGCCCGGCCGCGACGCGGGGCGGAACACGGCTCTATCTGAACGTTCCGTATGCCGAGAAGGACGAGGCGAAGCGGTTGCTCGGTGCGCGGTGGGACGGTCAACGGCGGCAGTGGTACGTGGACACGGACCGTGTCAGTTGCGAAGAGGCGTCGAGGTGGCTGCCGAATCGTCTTGACGGCGATGGCGATTCCTGA
- a CDS encoding helix-turn-helix domain-containing protein has product MADDYLVRIGKLIRDARQHRGWTQAQLAEALGTSQSAVNRIERGNQNISLEMIARIGEALDSEIVSLGYAGPMHLRVVGGRRLSGAIDVKTSKNACVALLCASLLNQGRTVLRRVARIEEVYRLLEVLGSIGVRTRWINGGVDLEIVPPAELDMAAIDAEAAVRTRSIIMFLGPLLHRMTHFKLPYAGGCDLGTRTIEPHMIALRRFGLDVAATEGQYHAVVDRAVRPDRPIVLTERGDTVTENALLAAARYDGVTVIRNASSNYMVQDLCFFLEALGVRVEGIGSTTLTVHGVPNIDVDVDYSPSEDPVEAMSLLAAAVVTESELTVRRVPIEFLEIELAVLEEMGLDHDRTPEYPADNGRTRLVDLTVRPSKLEAPIDKIHPMPFPGLNIDNVPFFAAIAAVAQGKTLIHDWVYDNRAIYLTDLNRLGGRLQLLDPHRVLVEGPTRWRAAEMMCPPALRPAVVVLLAMMAAEGTSVLRNVYVINRGYEDLAERLNSIGAQIEIFRDI; this is encoded by the coding sequence ATGGCAGACGACTACCTCGTACGCATCGGCAAGCTCATCCGTGACGCCCGGCAGCACCGGGGCTGGACACAGGCACAGCTGGCCGAGGCGCTCGGAACCAGCCAGAGTGCCGTCAACCGCATCGAGCGGGGCAACCAGAACATCAGCCTTGAGATGATCGCTCGCATCGGTGAAGCCCTGGACAGCGAGATCGTCTCTCTGGGGTACGCGGGGCCGATGCATCTGCGGGTCGTGGGCGGCCGCCGGCTGTCCGGCGCGATCGACGTGAAGACCAGCAAGAACGCGTGCGTGGCCTTGCTGTGCGCCTCGCTGCTCAACCAGGGGCGCACGGTGCTGCGCCGGGTCGCCCGCATCGAGGAGGTCTACCGGCTGCTCGAGGTCCTCGGCTCCATCGGTGTACGGACGCGCTGGATCAACGGCGGCGTCGACCTGGAGATCGTGCCGCCGGCCGAGCTGGACATGGCGGCGATCGACGCCGAGGCGGCCGTGCGCACGCGCTCCATCATCATGTTCCTCGGTCCGCTGCTGCACCGGATGACCCACTTCAAGCTGCCCTACGCGGGCGGCTGCGACCTCGGGACCCGGACCATCGAGCCGCACATGATCGCCCTGCGCCGGTTCGGGCTGGACGTCGCCGCGACGGAAGGGCAGTACCACGCCGTCGTCGACCGCGCCGTCCGCCCGGACCGGCCGATCGTGCTGACCGAGCGCGGAGACACGGTCACCGAGAACGCGTTGCTGGCGGCCGCCCGGTACGACGGGGTAACCGTCATCCGTAACGCTTCCTCGAACTACATGGTCCAGGACCTGTGTTTCTTCCTGGAGGCGCTCGGCGTCCGGGTCGAGGGCATCGGCAGCACGACGCTCACCGTGCACGGCGTGCCGAACATCGACGTGGACGTGGACTACTCCCCCTCCGAGGACCCGGTCGAAGCGATGAGTCTGCTGGCCGCCGCCGTCGTCACGGAGTCGGAGCTGACGGTGCGGCGGGTGCCCATCGAGTTCCTGGAGATCGAGCTGGCGGTCCTGGAGGAGATGGGCCTGGACCACGACCGCACGCCGGAGTACCCGGCCGACAACGGCCGCACCCGGCTGGTGGACCTCACGGTACGGCCCTCCAAGCTGGAGGCGCCGATCGACAAGATCCATCCGATGCCGTTCCCCGGCCTGAACATCGACAACGTCCCGTTCTTCGCGGCCATCGCGGCCGTCGCGCAGGGCAAGACCCTCATCCACGACTGGGTGTACGACAACCGGGCCATCTACCTGACGGACCTCAACCGGCTCGGCGGACGCCTGCAACTCCTCGACCCGCACCGGGTGTTGGTGGAGGGCCCGACACGCTGGCGCGCCGCCGAGATGATGTGCCCGCCGGCCCTGCGCCCCGCCGTGGTCGTCCTGCTGGCGATGATGGCTGCGGAGGGCACGTCCGTGCTGCGCAACGTGTACGTCATCAACCGCGGTTACGAGGACCTGGCCGAGCGGCTGAACTCGATCGGCGCGCAGATCGAGATCTTCCGGGACATCTGA
- a CDS encoding DUF4236 domain-containing protein, which produces MPLTFRKSFRILPGVRLNINRHSWSITTGGGRHGPRQTHSSTGRRTTSMDLPGPFGWRRTRRARRG; this is translated from the coding sequence ATGCCCCTCACCTTCCGCAAGAGTTTCCGCATCCTTCCCGGGGTGCGGCTGAACATCAACCGGCACTCCTGGTCGATCACGACCGGCGGCGGCCGGCACGGGCCGCGTCAGACGCACAGCAGCACCGGACGTCGCACGACATCGATGGATTTGCCCGGACCTTTCGGATGGCGTCGTACGCGTCGCGCCAGGCGGGGTTGA
- the acnA gene encoding aconitate hydratase AcnA: MSANSFDARSTLQVGDESYEIFRLDKVEGSARLPYSLKVLLENLLRTEDGANITADHIRALGGWDSQAQPSQEIQFTPARVIMQDFTGVPCVVDLATMREAVKELGGDPAKVNPLSPAELVIDHSVIADKFGTNDAFAQNVELEYGRNKERYQFLRWGQTAFDDFKVVPPGTGIVHQVNIEHLARTVMIRNGQAYPDTLVGTDSHTTMVNGLGVLGWGVGGIEAEAAMLGQPVSMLIPRVVGFKLTGELPAGTTATDLVLTITEMLRKHGVVGKFVEFYGEGVAATSLANRATIGNMSPEFGSTAAIFPIDDETLKYLKLTGRSEQQVALVEAYAKEQGLWLDPKAEPDFSEKLELDLSTVVPSIAGPKRPQDRIVLANAAEQFKADVRNYVDDVDEAGKESFPASDSPAVAPNGAPSNPVTVTAADGSTYEIDHGAVTVAAITSCTNTSNPYVMVAAALVAKKAVEKGLTRKPWVKTTLAPGSKVVTDYFDKAGLTPYLDKVGFNLVGYGCTTCIGNSGPLPEEVSKAVNDHDLAVTSVLSGNRNFEGRINPDVKMNYLASPPLVVAYALAGSMKVDITKDALGIDQDGNPVFLKDIWPSEAEVNDVVANAIGEDMFNKSYQDVFAGDAQWQALPIPTGNTFEWDAESTYVRKPPYFEGMTMETTPVSDITGARVLAKLGDSVTTDHISPAGAIKADTPAGKYLTEHGVERRDFNSYGSRRGNHEVMIRGTFANIRLRNQIAPGTEGGYTRDFTQDGGPVSFIYDASRNYIEQGVPLAILAGKEYGSGSSRDWAAKGTALLGVKAVIAESYERIHRSNLIGMGVLPLQYPEGASAESLGLTGEETFSFTGVEELNNGTTPRTVKVTTDTGVEFDAVVRIDTPGEADYYRNGGIMQYVLRSLIRK; the protein is encoded by the coding sequence GTGTCGGCGAACAGCTTCGACGCCCGCAGCACGCTGCAGGTGGGCGACGAGTCGTACGAGATCTTCCGGCTGGACAAGGTGGAAGGCTCGGCTCGCCTTCCGTACAGCCTGAAGGTGCTGCTGGAGAACCTGCTCCGTACCGAGGACGGCGCGAACATCACCGCCGACCACATCCGTGCCCTCGGCGGCTGGGACTCGCAGGCCCAGCCGTCGCAGGAGATCCAGTTCACGCCGGCCCGCGTGATCATGCAGGACTTCACCGGCGTTCCGTGTGTCGTCGACCTCGCCACCATGCGTGAGGCCGTCAAGGAGCTCGGCGGCGACCCGGCGAAGGTCAACCCGCTCTCCCCGGCCGAGCTGGTCATCGACCACTCCGTCATCGCCGACAAGTTCGGCACCAACGACGCCTTCGCCCAGAACGTCGAGCTGGAGTACGGCCGCAACAAGGAGCGCTACCAGTTCCTGCGCTGGGGCCAGACCGCGTTCGACGACTTCAAGGTCGTCCCGCCGGGCACCGGCATCGTCCACCAGGTGAACATCGAGCATCTGGCCCGCACGGTCATGATCCGTAACGGCCAGGCGTACCCCGACACCCTGGTCGGCACCGACTCCCACACCACCATGGTCAACGGCCTCGGCGTGCTGGGCTGGGGCGTCGGCGGCATCGAGGCCGAGGCCGCGATGCTCGGCCAGCCGGTCTCCATGCTCATCCCACGCGTCGTCGGCTTCAAGCTGACCGGCGAGCTGCCCGCCGGCACCACCGCCACGGACCTCGTGCTCACCATCACCGAGATGCTGCGCAAGCACGGCGTCGTCGGCAAGTTCGTCGAGTTCTACGGTGAGGGCGTCGCCGCCACCTCCCTCGCGAACCGCGCCACCATCGGCAACATGTCGCCGGAGTTCGGCTCCACCGCCGCGATCTTCCCGATCGACGACGAGACCCTGAAGTACCTCAAGCTCACCGGCCGCTCCGAGCAGCAGGTCGCGCTCGTCGAGGCGTACGCCAAGGAGCAGGGCCTCTGGCTGGACCCGAAGGCCGAGCCGGACTTCTCCGAGAAGCTCGAGCTGGACCTGTCGACCGTCGTCCCCTCGATCGCCGGTCCGAAGCGCCCGCAGGACCGCATCGTCCTCGCGAACGCCGCCGAGCAGTTCAAGGCGGACGTGCGCAACTACGTCGACGACGTCGACGAGGCGGGCAAGGAGTCCTTCCCGGCCTCCGACTCCCCGGCCGTCGCCCCGAACGGCGCTCCGTCCAACCCGGTCACCGTGACCGCCGCGGACGGCTCGACGTACGAGATCGACCACGGCGCGGTGACGGTCGCGGCCATCACCTCCTGCACCAACACGTCCAACCCGTACGTCATGGTCGCCGCCGCGCTCGTCGCGAAGAAGGCCGTGGAGAAGGGCCTGACCCGCAAGCCGTGGGTCAAGACCACTCTCGCCCCGGGGTCGAAGGTCGTCACCGACTACTTCGACAAGGCCGGTCTCACGCCGTACCTCGACAAGGTCGGCTTCAACCTGGTCGGCTACGGCTGCACCACCTGCATCGGCAACTCCGGCCCGCTGCCGGAGGAGGTCTCCAAGGCCGTCAACGACCATGACCTCGCGGTGACTTCGGTCCTCTCCGGCAACCGGAACTTCGAGGGCCGCATCAACCCCGACGTCAAGATGAACTACCTGGCGTCCCCGCCGCTGGTCGTCGCGTACGCCCTCGCGGGTTCCATGAAGGTGGACATCACCAAGGACGCCCTGGGCATCGACCAGGACGGCAACCCGGTCTTCCTCAAGGACATCTGGCCCTCCGAGGCCGAGGTCAACGACGTCGTGGCGAACGCCATCGGCGAGGACATGTTCAACAAGTCCTACCAGGACGTCTTCGCGGGCGACGCCCAGTGGCAGGCGCTGCCGATCCCGACCGGCAACACCTTCGAGTGGGACGCCGAGTCGACCTACGTCCGCAAGCCCCCGTACTTCGAGGGCATGACGATGGAGACCACCCCGGTCTCCGACATCACCGGCGCCCGCGTGCTGGCCAAGCTGGGCGACTCGGTCACCACCGACCACATCTCCCCGGCCGGCGCCATCAAGGCCGACACCCCGGCCGGCAAGTACCTCACCGAGCACGGTGTGGAGCGTCGTGACTTCAACTCCTACGGCTCACGCCGGGGCAACCACGAGGTCATGATCCGCGGCACGTTCGCCAACATCCGCCTGCGCAACCAGATCGCGCCGGGGACGGAAGGCGGTTACACCCGCGACTTCACCCAGGACGGCGGTCCGGTGTCGTTCATCTACGACGCCTCCCGCAACTACATCGAGCAGGGCGTCCCGCTGGCCATCCTGGCCGGCAAGGAGTACGGCTCGGGCTCGTCCCGCGACTGGGCCGCCAAGGGCACCGCGCTGCTCGGCGTCAAGGCCGTCATCGCCGAGTCGTACGAGCGCATCCACCGCTCGAACCTCATCGGCATGGGCGTGCTCCCGCTGCAGTACCCGGAGGGCGCCTCCGCCGAGTCCCTCGGCCTGACCGGCGAGGAGACCTTCTCCTTCACTGGCGTCGAGGAGCTCAACAACGGCACCACGCCGCGCACGGTCAAGGTCACCACCGACACGGGCGTCGAGTTCGACGCGGTCGTCCGCATCGACACCCCCGGTGAGGCCGACTACTACCGCAACGGCGGCATCATGCAGTACGTGCTGCGCAGCCTGATCCGCAAGTAA